The sequence below is a genomic window from Lycium ferocissimum isolate CSIRO_LF1 chromosome 9, AGI_CSIRO_Lferr_CH_V1, whole genome shotgun sequence.
tatttagaatatttttttctcaattattctacctcttctggagGTGAGTCGTGATAACTTCGCAACTAATCACACGTTCATATTTATAATCTTTACTAAGTATCATCACATTCACTTCTAGGAATGAATGTGTATTTGTAACATTTGTCAAAAGTTTTCATTCTTCGAGAATGTGACATAATCATTTGAACGTGCCTTAACCGTATCCTATTTGTGATAGCTTAAAACttcttttaagatattgctacttcagaAGCAAATCGAGTTATACATATGATGtggaaaatttttctttaaCACATCTTCAATTGTAATCAAAGCCTATACAATATTACCACTTTTACTAGGAGTTTAATTACCTCCAAACacgtaaaatataatattaaggaCAAGATTGTCAAAGCAAAAAAGAAACTTGAAAATTAATTAGAAGCAAAACTATGATGGACGCATATATGCTGGTGATATATTCCTTATACGGGGTCATCTTTGTTATCATTAGCCGTCTGTATTAGTTTGCATCTTGTTTCAAGATGCATTTCTCAGTTTACAAAAGTGTTTCCCTTTTCAAGGCTGAAGAGATTCGTCAcaatactttaaaaataaagattaGTACTTCATAAAACAAATCATACCTTCGGGGCGGAAAAACATTCTACAGCTTACGTTACTATCTAATTTTTCTATTAGTTAGAGTCTCGTACTGATAACGTGTAATAAAATAGTAAAGCAGGAAAATAATattgtagagaaagagagaagagatgagaattctttatttctcttgagggATGAAAATATAATGAAGGAAACATCTCTATTTATAAGAGAAAACTAACTTGGTCCCAAGGTCATAAACCCTAACATTTTTCCAAAGATAGACATtcacaataatacataaatactATTTATAACAGTAATATTTAtaatacagtcagacctctaTATAACGGCATCCGCATATAACAAcaattctctataacagccaagTTTTTTCGAAACcgaatttttatataatattttacttctctataacagcatttcacCTATAACAGCAACATCCAACTTTATAAtagtacgctctttgtaaaattacccccccatataacaactatcttctttttttggtaatataataattaaccatctttataaaaatagaatatctatgataaccaataataagtgtagagattttgatcaaatatttgatcctttaatacaacatttatgacaaaaaatatcatatgaatatatatagtcatcattaaaagattttcCTTCATTATACAAATTGTGaataagcttagaatttgacaattaaaaatgaaaaattagattttatgcatcttttttgcctataacagcaaaatattatttaaatgtcaatgctgttataggtgtataacaacaattctctataacaaccaaataATTTCGGACCCAATGATGCTGTTACAGAGAGGTTTGACCGTACATGCTCACAGCGTGCAGACACAATAATTAAACTGCGCCTACGGAAGTAAGTACCATTCCAGGTGTGTTCTCTTTGGGGAGAATTTTCCAAGGTTtgccatatataattaattatagaTGTCTTGCCTTTGCAATTGGAATTACCAGAAAATGAGAATCGAACCTAGGATGCTAGAGATAATTTTGAACACTCTGGACCGCTTGAGCTAACCTTTTATATTTGTTCAGgatattcaaaagttaatatatgtacataaatacagaaaatctaccctatatatacactgtaactTTTTGCCGACTCTCTAAATTTGCGCCTGCATATGTAGTAGTGCTCAAGTATAATGCCACAGTTGAGCTTTGTTTTCAGGGGACTAACGTGGTTTGTGGCATAGAGCATTCatggatttaatttttaattgtagcctctttttttttttttttgataatttgaaTACCTACAGTAACGAAAACATTTCAATCTGTACAAGTTGAGAGATGAAAATTCCTAAATTGGCGAACCAGAAACAAAATTCCGAACAAGTAGAAGTTTATATTTGCCTATTAAATCTTTAATTTACTTTCTTTTGTTTAAACTGGACAATATGATTTACAGTCCAAATCCTCTGGCTCAACAGCGACTATAAAAAGGGGAATAAGGTAGGAAAAACAGCATTTTTATTCTGGTTCTGTCTGTATTCTCTCCTCCTCTGCTGTACTTGTATACATCATTTATTCATTTCAAAGACTGAGTTGTTTGTTTTTGAAAAGATTAGACTTTTTCCCTTACCATCAAAAAATCATGTACATGCACAAGCTCGATCCTTCTTCTTCCAAAGATAAGTTTGATCACATATGAATGACCCTCACACCTTACATGGATAGTTTATCTGTCTTATAAACGTCCAATGTGGGTCTTGAACtgcataccaataaaattaacCACTATTGTTTTATTGCGGGGTGCGCGTGCTGGATATGGCCTAACCATCGTCGCTAACTATAATTCATTCGAAAGACCCAAGGTGCTTATGGAATTAAATTGTCTTATGTGATAATTATTTGCTacgagtatatatataaggagttacaaattaaaacaaaaggcCCGCGCCTGAATTTCTGTAGACCTTGTTTGATATCGTACAAGGTACTAGTAGTTTTTCAGTTtgctctaaaaaaaaaaaaaacttaaattttttcaGCGACAAAATCTAAAATACTAACtactagacaaaaataggtaatttgactaaactatccctaattaagaactcttttttttatccaagaaaaaaaaaggctaagtggacttttttttgatccggagggagtaccaTACAATATGAGACCACTTctttttactctatttatgcCCTATAGCTTTTCAAATAAATGTGGCTCTGCCACTGGTGATGTCACTGATTCCTTTTGTGAATACGCTGTCTAGTATTATTCATTTTGTGTTGCAATTTGCAAGCACAAATTAGATTATTAACAGTATTTATTAATTAGTTCAATCCCGGTTGAACGAAAATACAAGCCCCCCACCCCACCTCTCTTTTTGTTAAGTTACGTTGCTAATTCTATTCACAATGTCATGTTTGGTAGCTAGCTAGTATCTTCTCAAATTCCAAAGGGCATCTTCTCTCAACTCAATCCTTTTACCTGTGGTTCAAACAGCTATAAATTAAAAGGCATTGTCGTTGTTAAGTCATTCGCTAATAATAACATAACGAGGACACATTTCCCTAAAGCCGCTTTATCAAGATTCTTCTGCATGCTAATGGTTGCAGATCCAGTTAGAACTATACTTTACACCAGGGTGGACGAAGATCTAGAGTTTAAAGTCCGAgttaatcataactcattagATTTGGATTGGatcatgtatgtatgtattaaAAAATTCACTAAATAAGTGCACCTAATTGGTTTCGAACCCAATAAATCAATGAGTTTTGACAAAATTCCTAACTTGAACTTATAAAGTTCAAGTTGTGGATATCCGCCTCTGATAATTTACACTAGTTATTTGACAAAATAGTCGTTCTTGTTGTTCTACCGGTTCTTTGTCGGCATTCAGTAGGGGGAATAATTAAAATTGTAAAGATGCCATCATCGTAAGATACTTTGGACTTAATAAGAAATGTATATGGGGAAAAGAATATCAAACTAAATGGGTAACATATgtttgtgtgtatgtgtatttcCTTTAGCTACGTCgattatttgttattttttcgaATATAAAAAAGGTCTATTTGAAAGAACGAAATTTGAGTGTTTCTTCTGAATTAAAAAGAATTCCCCAAAATTAGTTGCCTAATAGTTGGTAGTTGTTGATGAACACTATAAGTTAATAGTctttatgatgataatatatatgttGCTTGTTATGCAAACCTCGTagtgaaaatgataaaataaaataaataaataaatgactcTAAAATTAATTTCCCAAGTGATTATTATCTTTCTGAGGATGCTGTCATCATACCATGTCATGTCACAAAGCTTAAATCTGAAATAATGAACGTCAccaatatgtatgtgtatgaataTTACAAAGACAGTTAGTAAATTACTATTCCACTTAGGATGgtgaatagtaactagtaaAATAAAAGGATTGTGATATTAGCCCAACAACAATAAGTCAACAACTAACCAGCTACAACTACTAGTATAATTAAGTAGTCTCTTAGTTAACGCTGAGCAGTGAGTTAAATTTGTGAAAGTAATAATGTCCTTGAGCAGACGGTCTATTGGAAACAATCTCTCTATCTCAtaaggtagggataaggtctgtGTAGGCTCTATCCTCCGCAGACCCACTTATGAAAATCACATTGAGTACGTTGTTGTCGTTGTAATACTCCCTCTATGTTTCAATTTGTGTGGCGGTATTTGgatcattaaggataaaataaaagATGGTTTTGGAACTTATGCAtatcattaaggataaaataaaagaaattatgttaattaattttcaagtataaaaatatattattctcTTTTAAGcagatcaaaaaagaaaaatgttacATAAATAAAACTAGTAAAGAAAAGAGAGGCTTAATAGGGGTGCTGGTAAGATGTAAGAGGAGGAAGTGGGTGGCTCGTCAATTTAAAGCCTCCAATAAACGATAATGATTAGAGATGGAAATTGAGGAAAAAGAGAGCATCATTAAGGTCTAAGAAACCGAATGACCTCATAACAGAATTCTCAGTGCTGCTGGTATTAGACTTATTCAGTGGTGTGTTGCTCTTATATTAATCCAGTAAATGATTAATACGTTGTGGTTGTGATAAAGTTGAAATAAACATACACATAATCATAAGCTCGTTCTCTTTCCTACTTAATTTGTCAATGCACCATTCGCCAAACTATGTCGGAGCGATCGGAGAATGATAATCTTTTGTCCTTTTTTCTGTTCAATCGTTGAAAATGAAAATGTATACTTTAACTTGTCATGAAGAAACATATGCAATAAGATAGTCTACaagatatatgaaaagaaagtaagaaacgAGGGTGGAAAAGTTGAAAATGGATTCTTGATAATATACGTGAGAATTACAGGTGAATTAATATAGTCAAAGCAGCAGACAACGATGAGGTAAAACAACCATAAACCAGCAATTTCTCAGAAATGGGTGGACAATTAACCTGTTAATTTTGACCCAAAGTAGTTCTGCATTTGTCtttagtgtttattgtcttctcttggttcaaatagtgtgggaagtttcgacttgggtatttcttccgctgttacgtcgtcgtgcaatttggttattgcttgtttcttcccaacagTTCACGCACTTGCTTCaacataatatcataaacaaaTGTTCTGGATTTGAGtctcaccaccaccacccatTACGAAAGAATCTTAATGTACTTAATCTATGGGGAAAGATATCAGGCTCGCACGTGACACCGTGTTGAagacataattaagtaaataaaaatgtattCTCTCTAATAGCTTAAATGTTCAGTTGAGATGAGCTACACATAATTAAGAACGATTCATGCGAATATGGAAAAAAGATTTCAGCGTTAGCTCAAGCCCAAAATAATTATGCATAGTTTAACTTATGGTATATATGCTTGTACTAGCTGCCAAGTATTAAAACATACATGACCTTTTGAAAAACTATACaaaatcctacaataaaatagTATGTGATGTCAACATATAATGGTGCAGTGCCTACAGTTGGTACTCCTGTGACTGTTGGATCGAATAAGGTGGAAATAGCTATGAAAGAAAATATGCATCTTTATACCTCTttataaaatttcatgaatttggaaagcGCAATGCTCCGACCCCATCTCTATATCTCCTTGTCTTTGGTGTTAGTTGCACGAGTAAAGTCAGATGGATCCTGAAAAAGAGAGACAATCACCAATAGGGGTGACGTGATGAATATGATTAGAAATTTTGAATTTACGTCCTTGAAATAGAGGCAGAACTAGCATTTTCACTAACGGCATTcaaaacatataaaagaaaatgtacTAAGAAGCTAAAGATTGTTCAACGAAAGAGTTTTGAGAGAGAGTATGTAATTTTTCGATGAAGGGGTTTAATTGATCAATTGACATTTCTTAAACAGGATGGCTCTGTCACcgtataaaataaagaaatttctagaagaAAATGCTTTTCCgctaataatttaaattagtcAAATAAGTATGCACCGAATGCCGTATAAccatttataaataaataaaacgagAGACGGAGGGGAAGAGAGATTTTCTTAGGAAATTGGTGGTTTCAAGAGAGCTTTTCTAGAGATTTTAAGGTCGAGGGTCATAGTTTCTTGATGCGGGGTTACCCCACCAATGTGGGACCCCACAATTCTACCAAGAGTAGGGACCACAACCTTATCCTTTTTGGTCTGGTCTATTAGTCTACTTgattacatttttctttttaattgtgGCGGAGGTGGTTGATTTTCTCTTAGAAGCCAAAGACGACAAATAATAAAGCACACTATCGGCCATGATACCAAACCTTTTCATGCATTTTTGGACAAAATAGTGTCCCTAACCAGCATATAAATGATCATGTTTCCTCCCTTCCCTTTTTACCTCTCTTCTTCAATAATGTTCTAAcactcttctctctcttttggTTTAGGCATTTTTACAAACTTAGCTCGATTTTGCAACTTTAGAGATGAATCTATCAGTGAATGGTCAATCACAAGTGCCTCCGGGCTTCCGTTTTCATCCAACAGAAGAAGAGCTTCTTCACTATTACTTGAGGAAAAAGATTGCTAACGACAAGATTGACCTTGATGTTATCCGCGAAGTAGACCTCAACAAGCTCGAACCATGGGACATTCTAGGTGAGATCACATTCATCATGTTGAAGTGTGGcagttttatttaaaaatttaagatgctaaaaatctatttatttacttaattatatttgtCTTCAGTACATAAGTTGTATCAAATATTTGATATACATTATTTTAACTCTGTGCCAGAAAAGTGCAAAATAGGATCGACGCCACAAAGTGATTGGTATTTCTTCAGCCACAAGGACAAGAAGTATCCGACGGGGACTCGCACGAATCGAGCCACTGCTGCGGGATTCTGGAAGGCTACTGGACGGGACAAAGTCATATATGGCAATTGTAAGAGAATAGGAATGAGGAAGACCTTAGTGTTCTATAAAGGGCGTGCCCCACATGGACTGAAATTAGATTGGATCATGCATGAGTATCGCCTCGACGACAATTCCACCCCTCAAGACGCCCTCGACTTTTGTGTACGTGTCCCTAATCTTTCTTCACATCTACTAATTATCACAtccatataatttattttatcttaTATACACTGATATACAGTGGCAAAGTCAAAAACCTGATGCGGCATATAACTTATCTTATTTTCAAGATCACAAAATTCTACCATTTACGTGCTGTAGCATGTAACCagtattattttcaaaattataagaTTTCATTTTTATGAAGTGTTAGTTACTTGTATGTAGATATTTTTAAGGTGACCTGATAATCTACTGTGGATGTACATAAGTTGAACTCATTTATTCTTAATATACAGGCCTCTGAATCAGCTGCTCCGGAAGAGAGCTGGGTGGTGTGCCGTGTTTTCAAGAAGAAGAGCTACCATAAAGTACCTGAAATCCCTCAAAGCTCCTCTGCTGTCTCTAGAACTCTTACTCAGAACCCAAACACTGATGGCGTTCTTGATCAAATACTCATGTACATGGGAAGGTCATGCAAACAACAACATGATCAAACCAAACACAACAATATCTCGCATGTCAACGACAACCCAAACATTCAATTTGATAATATTGAAGGCAGCGGTTTCCTACATCTTCCAGAGCTGGTGAATCATCGTCCGACGACCAACAACTTGGAACTAATTCATCAAGATTGCAGCTTTGATGAGATCATGTCAAAAGGAACTGATCAACATTACTCTTACATGAATAATTACCATGAGGATGAGGAGGCTGATAAGAAAAATGGCCCTGCTTGTGACTGGGTGACTCTGGATCGCCTGGTGGCTTCTCAACTTAATGGCCATCTCGAAATATCAACCAACAACACCACTCGatacaatgatgatgatgttgaattTTGGAGTTATGCGCAATCATCAACCTTTGATCCATTAAGCCACCTGTCCGTATGAATCATACTTAGATTAACTTGGTACTGTTTATTATATCCAAAGTAGTACGTGCCTAGTTCTAGGAGTTGAGATAATAGTGGCTATTCTGAGTGATATAACAGTACTACTATTCCTCTGTATTCAAATTAATTATGAGCCGTTCATATTTTCTTTGAAGAGGGACATCATTGTCAACTGGAATATTTTTTCCGAGTAACGTTGTCCCCGGCCATTTTGATCATTATATTGGCTATATACACAAAGACTGGGGCAGATCCACATGGTGTCAAGTGGATTCATATCAACCCACTTGTcaaaaaattatagtgtatatatataaaatcagtCTTTGAAAAAGTAGacgtatatatttaatttttgactCCACTTTAAACAAGTGAAATGCTCAGTCCAGTGGCAAAATGGGTTCAAAAGTTTTTAAATGGTCACGAGTTCGAAACCATCTACGACAAATgagccatcttttt
It includes:
- the LOC132029254 gene encoding NAC domain-containing protein 43-like, with amino-acid sequence MNLSVNGQSQVPPGFRFHPTEEELLHYYLRKKIANDKIDLDVIREVDLNKLEPWDILEKCKIGSTPQSDWYFFSHKDKKYPTGTRTNRATAAGFWKATGRDKVIYGNCKRIGMRKTLVFYKGRAPHGLKLDWIMHEYRLDDNSTPQDALDFCASESAAPEESWVVCRVFKKKSYHKVPEIPQSSSAVSRTLTQNPNTDGVLDQILMYMGRSCKQQHDQTKHNNISHVNDNPNIQFDNIEGSGFLHLPELVNHRPTTNNLELIHQDCSFDEIMSKGTDQHYSYMNNYHEDEEADKKNGPACDWVTLDRLVASQLNGHLEISTNNTTRYNDDDVEFWSYAQSSTFDPLSHLSV